In Pseudomonas fakonensis, one DNA window encodes the following:
- a CDS encoding phage head closure protein: MRGIREPASGELTHRMEVRVRVDRPDGVALKPEYTAVCKRWVKVEPLGTAAYTSAQQTESKATHRLYCRHIEGLSDAHEFVARGRVYRVRRPTELGGRTVWSVVEVEELGPDVPAPSTGGGSDGQLGFG, translated from the coding sequence ATGAGGGGCATTCGTGAGCCCGCATCGGGCGAACTGACCCATCGCATGGAAGTGAGGGTACGCGTTGATCGGCCCGATGGTGTGGCGCTTAAGCCCGAGTACACGGCGGTATGCAAGCGTTGGGTGAAGGTCGAGCCGCTAGGTACTGCTGCTTACACTAGCGCCCAGCAGACGGAAAGCAAGGCTACCCACCGCCTGTACTGCCGCCACATCGAAGGCCTGAGTGACGCGCATGAGTTTGTGGCGCGAGGTCGGGTGTACCGCGTGCGCCGGCCAACAGAGCTGGGCGGGCGTACCGTCTGGTCGGTGGTCGAGGTCGAGGAACTGGGGCCGGACGTTCCGGCGCCGAGCACAGGAGGCGGCAGCGATGGCCAACTCGGTTTCGGTTGA
- a CDS encoding phage tail terminator protein, with the protein MRITPIIEHLKAECPQFVGRIAGGLDWDPVHGCQQVDCPAAFVLPVGDTADEPLAHNAAAQVVRDSFDVCVVLDNRDERGQSAADLVHDVRTTLFRALAGFQLDDAEPICYDRGALILMNRAKVVYGFRFYAETQLGGFGGDASDNPQTWPELAQSRLPPLEGIRTNVDFIDPMVDKNLTPTGPDGRIEVTLREDIPQ; encoded by the coding sequence ATGCGAATCACACCCATCATTGAGCACCTGAAAGCCGAGTGCCCGCAGTTCGTTGGCAGGATTGCCGGCGGCCTGGACTGGGATCCGGTGCACGGTTGCCAGCAGGTCGATTGCCCGGCGGCCTTTGTGCTGCCGGTGGGCGACACGGCTGACGAGCCATTGGCTCATAACGCCGCCGCCCAGGTGGTGCGCGACTCTTTCGACGTGTGCGTGGTGCTGGACAACCGCGACGAGCGCGGCCAGTCGGCGGCCGACCTGGTGCACGACGTTCGCACCACGCTGTTCCGGGCGCTGGCGGGCTTTCAGCTCGATGACGCCGAACCGATCTGCTACGACCGTGGCGCCTTGATTCTGATGAATCGGGCCAAGGTGGTCTACGGCTTCCGCTTCTATGCGGAAACGCAGCTGGGCGGCTTCGGCGGGGATGCATCGGACAACCCGCAGACCTGGCCAGAGCTGGCTCAGAGCCGCCTGCCTCCGCTGGAAGGCATCCGCACCAACGTCGATTTCATCGACCCCATGGTCGACAAGAACCTGACCCCGACCGGCCCTGACGGGCGAATCGAGGTCACGCTACGCGAGGATATCCCGCAATGA
- a CDS encoding DUF2635 domain-containing protein, which produces MKTIKVKPAPGRACPMPEKGGALLPVAGDDVPHNAYWQRRLDAEDVVRVEPKKATKEVKV; this is translated from the coding sequence ATGAAAACCATCAAGGTCAAGCCGGCCCCGGGGCGCGCCTGCCCGATGCCGGAGAAGGGCGGCGCTCTGCTGCCCGTTGCAGGCGATGACGTACCGCATAACGCCTACTGGCAGCGCCGCCTGGATGCCGAAGACGTCGTGCGGGTTGAGCCCAAGAAGGCCACCAAGGAGGTCAAGGTATGA
- a CDS encoding phage tail sheath subtilisin-like domain-containing protein: MTVSYNGIPSDLRVPLFYAEVDNSMAGSGASGTLRRLIVGQVNDDADSEEIGTLVLVSRQSEAVAIAGAGSMLAAMFAAHRGIDVAGEVWCLPVKVTEGAAAKATVTVTGAASATGLVNLYIGGTRVRTTATPTMNAAAVASAVAESVNAAVDLPVKATAAAGVVTLEAKFKGELANDLRIELNRRGRANGEESPAGLVLVATAMTGGVGTPDMAPLLAALGDEPFEFCAQPWTDSDTLDAWKDTMDDSAGRWSWSKQLWGHVYSAKRGTVGQLVALGSQRNDPHMTVLGFETSVPQPVWQVVAEAAARTAVFINADPARPTQTGVLPGLDPAKASDRFMLTEQQSLLSHGIGTLYYEGGYMRLQRAVTTYQKNAYGQNDDSFLDSEPLHQSAYVLRYLQGIITSKYGRHKLANDGTAFGPGQAIVTPRAIRGELLAGYRYLETLGLVENFEAFNANLIVERDATNPNRLNVLYPPDLVNQLRVFALLYQFRLQYAADAA, encoded by the coding sequence ATGACCGTCTCGTATAACGGCATTCCCAGCGACCTGCGGGTGCCGCTGTTCTATGCCGAGGTTGATAACAGCATGGCCGGCAGCGGCGCTTCCGGCACGTTGCGCCGGCTGATCGTCGGCCAGGTCAACGACGACGCCGACAGCGAGGAAATCGGCACCCTGGTGCTGGTGTCGCGCCAGTCCGAGGCGGTGGCCATCGCGGGTGCCGGCTCGATGCTGGCCGCTATGTTCGCGGCCCATCGCGGCATCGACGTGGCCGGGGAGGTCTGGTGCCTGCCGGTGAAAGTCACCGAGGGCGCCGCCGCCAAGGCAACCGTTACCGTAACGGGCGCTGCGTCGGCCACCGGCCTGGTGAATCTGTACATTGGCGGTACCCGTGTGCGCACCACGGCCACCCCCACCATGAATGCGGCGGCCGTGGCCAGCGCCGTGGCGGAAAGCGTCAACGCGGCAGTTGACCTGCCGGTGAAGGCCACCGCCGCCGCCGGCGTGGTCACCCTGGAAGCCAAGTTCAAGGGCGAGCTGGCCAACGATCTGCGCATCGAGCTGAACCGCCGGGGCCGGGCCAACGGCGAGGAAAGCCCGGCCGGCCTGGTGCTGGTGGCCACCGCCATGACCGGCGGCGTCGGCACCCCCGACATGGCGCCACTGCTGGCCGCCCTGGGCGACGAACCGTTCGAGTTCTGCGCGCAGCCGTGGACCGACAGCGACACGCTGGACGCCTGGAAAGACACCATGGACGACAGCGCCGGCCGCTGGTCGTGGTCGAAGCAGCTGTGGGGGCACGTCTACAGCGCCAAGCGCGGTACCGTGGGCCAGCTGGTTGCGCTGGGCAGCCAGCGCAATGACCCGCACATGACCGTCCTGGGTTTCGAAACCAGCGTGCCACAGCCTGTTTGGCAGGTCGTGGCCGAAGCGGCGGCGCGCACGGCGGTGTTCATCAACGCCGACCCGGCCCGGCCGACGCAGACCGGCGTGCTGCCGGGGCTCGACCCGGCCAAGGCAAGCGACCGTTTCATGCTGACCGAGCAGCAATCGCTGCTGAGCCACGGCATCGGCACGTTGTACTACGAAGGCGGTTACATGCGCCTGCAGCGCGCGGTGACCACGTACCAGAAAAACGCCTACGGGCAGAACGATGATTCGTTCCTGGACAGCGAGCCGCTGCACCAAAGCGCCTACGTGCTGCGCTACTTGCAGGGGATCATCACCAGCAAGTACGGCCGCCACAAGCTCGCCAACGACGGCACCGCCTTCGGCCCCGGCCAGGCGATCGTCACCCCGCGCGCGATCCGTGGCGAGCTGTTGGCGGGCTATCGCTATCTGGAAACCTTGGGGCTGGTCGAGAACTTCGAAGCGTTCAACGCCAACCTGATCGTTGAGCGCGACGCGACCAACCCGAACCGCCTGAACGTGCTGTACCCGCCGGACCTGGTGAACCAGTTGCGCGTGTTCGCGCTGCTCTACCAGTTCCGCCTGCAGTACGCCGCAGACGCCGCCTAA
- a CDS encoding phage tail tube protein, translating to MGQKVAGTCYIKVDGTQLVITGGVEVPVSKVKRETVTAGYFKEEDRIPFTKVDAVKAPGTDWDKITNGTNMTITSEFKDGSSYVLSGAYAVDDVNVTADDGKVPLNFEGVSGDWQ from the coding sequence ATGGGTCAGAAAGTCGCGGGTACCTGCTACATCAAAGTTGACGGTACTCAATTGGTCATCACCGGCGGTGTCGAGGTGCCGGTTTCCAAGGTCAAGCGCGAGACCGTCACGGCGGGATACTTCAAAGAGGAAGACCGCATTCCTTTCACCAAAGTTGATGCGGTGAAAGCGCCCGGCACTGACTGGGACAAGATCACCAACGGCACCAACATGACCATTACCTCTGAATTCAAGGACGGCAGCAGCTACGTGCTGTCCGGCGCCTATGCGGTGGATGACGTCAACGTCACCGCCGACGACGGCAAGGTTCCGCTCAACTTCGAAGGCGTATCAGGAGACTGGCAGTAA
- a CDS encoding phage tail assembly protein: MTTTIELSTPIQAHGEQLTELALRRPTTRECRQIGQLPYRIEKDESVGLNLDVAAKYIVVCAGIPGSSVDQLDVTDLNAAAWALAGFFMASPQRKEATEEASPA, from the coding sequence ATGACCACCACTATCGAACTCAGCACCCCTATTCAGGCCCATGGCGAGCAGTTGACCGAACTGGCCCTGCGCCGCCCGACCACCCGCGAATGCCGCCAGATCGGCCAGTTGCCGTACCGCATCGAGAAAGACGAGTCGGTCGGCCTCAACCTCGACGTAGCGGCCAAATACATCGTGGTCTGCGCCGGCATTCCCGGCAGTTCGGTCGACCAGCTGGACGTCACCGACCTGAATGCGGCGGCCTGGGCGCTGGCCGGTTTTTTCATGGCGTCCCCCCAGAGGAAGGAAGCGACGGAGGAAGCCTCGCCGGCCTGA
- a CDS encoding phage tail tape measure protein — MADKFQLKALITGVDKLSPVLTGVRKNVATLRKQINASGLGKITFADAVQGGAIAAPFVMGVKAAMNYESAMADVKKVVNFDTPEQFKAMSDDVLDLSERLPMAADGIAAIVAAGGQSGIAREELGRFAEDAVKMGVAFDQTAEQSGEMMAKWRTAFHLNQDEVVTLADKINYLGNTGAASTAQISAIVTAIGPLGEVAGVNAGQLAAMGSALAGVGIAQDVAATGIKNFMLTLTAGTAATKSQKEAYKALRLDVNEIAKGMQTDSEGTMNKVLQTLAKVDKEKQAAVLTNLFGKESVGAIAPLLTNLDTLQKNFKSVGKEGGFAGSMNAEYTARAATTANAVQLLMNRVTRLGISVGSILLPPFNDFLAFVGPLVSQVSELAAAHPGLVKGILGAAVGFTVLRLAAFGATAALTIMNTVASMSPIGLIVRGIALAAGFVIANWSTIGPYFQRAWEAIRGPLMGLWQVMKMVFSWTPLGFVIANWGPLSDFFAATWELIKALAVPFMGFLQTVFEWTPIGQVVKHWEPLVAFFKGLWDRLRPIIEPMMKFFNIDADGSGVINAATDKVKGWTAEQQARNGVTDDAGALVRPLRTTPEMYPGMASSANLLRAPGGPAPGSLIQQTAQGQRQGLEGSIAVRFENAPPGMRVEEAKTNQPGVSVSQNVGYRSLGRG; from the coding sequence ATGGCGGATAAATTCCAGCTCAAGGCGCTGATCACCGGCGTTGACAAGCTGTCGCCGGTGCTGACCGGTGTGCGCAAGAACGTGGCCACGCTGCGCAAGCAGATCAACGCCTCGGGCCTCGGCAAGATCACATTCGCCGATGCCGTCCAGGGCGGGGCCATCGCGGCCCCGTTCGTGATGGGCGTCAAAGCGGCGATGAACTACGAAAGCGCCATGGCGGACGTGAAGAAGGTCGTCAACTTCGACACGCCCGAGCAGTTCAAGGCCATGAGCGACGACGTGCTCGACCTGTCCGAGCGCCTGCCGATGGCGGCCGACGGCATCGCTGCCATCGTCGCCGCCGGCGGCCAGTCGGGCATTGCTCGGGAAGAGCTGGGCCGCTTCGCCGAAGACGCGGTGAAAATGGGCGTCGCCTTCGATCAGACCGCCGAGCAGTCGGGCGAAATGATGGCGAAGTGGCGCACGGCCTTTCACCTCAATCAAGACGAGGTGGTCACCCTCGCCGACAAGATCAACTACCTGGGTAACACCGGTGCGGCCAGTACGGCGCAGATTTCGGCCATCGTGACCGCCATCGGTCCGCTGGGCGAGGTGGCCGGGGTCAACGCCGGGCAGTTGGCGGCGATGGGCTCGGCCCTGGCCGGGGTGGGCATCGCCCAGGACGTGGCCGCCACCGGCATCAAGAACTTCATGTTGACCCTGACCGCCGGCACGGCGGCCACCAAGTCGCAGAAGGAGGCCTACAAGGCGCTGCGCCTGGACGTGAACGAAATCGCCAAGGGCATGCAGACCGACAGCGAAGGCACCATGAACAAGGTGCTGCAGACGTTGGCCAAGGTCGACAAGGAAAAGCAGGCAGCGGTACTTACCAACCTGTTCGGTAAGGAGTCGGTGGGGGCCATTGCACCGCTGCTGACCAACCTCGACACCCTGCAGAAGAACTTCAAGAGCGTCGGCAAGGAAGGTGGCTTCGCCGGGTCGATGAATGCGGAATACACGGCGCGGGCGGCGACCACGGCCAACGCCGTGCAACTGTTGATGAACCGGGTTACCCGCCTGGGCATTTCGGTCGGTTCGATCCTGCTGCCGCCGTTCAACGACTTTCTGGCGTTTGTCGGGCCTTTGGTCAGCCAGGTGTCCGAACTGGCCGCCGCCCACCCGGGCCTGGTGAAAGGCATCCTCGGTGCAGCGGTGGGCTTCACCGTGCTGCGTTTGGCGGCTTTCGGCGCCACGGCGGCGCTGACCATCATGAACACCGTGGCCAGCATGAGCCCCATTGGCCTGATCGTGCGCGGCATCGCCCTGGCGGCGGGCTTCGTGATCGCCAATTGGTCGACCATCGGGCCGTACTTCCAGCGGGCGTGGGAGGCGATCCGGGGGCCGCTGATGGGGCTGTGGCAGGTGATGAAAATGGTATTCAGCTGGACGCCGCTCGGCTTCGTGATCGCCAACTGGGGGCCGCTGTCGGACTTCTTCGCGGCCACCTGGGAGCTTATCAAGGCGCTTGCGGTGCCGTTCATGGGCTTTCTGCAGACGGTCTTCGAGTGGACCCCGATCGGCCAGGTGGTCAAGCACTGGGAGCCGCTGGTGGCCTTCTTCAAGGGGCTGTGGGATCGCTTGAGGCCGATCATCGAACCGATGATGAAGTTTTTCAACATCGACGCGGATGGCTCGGGGGTGATCAACGCCGCCACCGACAAGGTGAAGGGCTGGACCGCCGAGCAGCAGGCGCGCAACGGTGTGACCGACGATGCCGGCGCCCTGGTGCGGCCGCTGCGCACCACGCCGGAGATGTACCCCGGCATGGCCAGCTCGGCCAACCTGCTACGCGCCCCAGGCGGCCCAGCACCGGGCTCGCTGATCCAGCAGACAGCGCAAGGCCAGCGGCAGGGGCTGGAAGGCTCTATCGCGGTGCGCTTCGAGAACGCCCCGCCAGGTATGCGGGTCGAGGAAGCCAAGACCAACCAGCCCGGCGTGTCTGTATCGCAGAACGTGGGCTATCGCTCACTGGGCAGGGGGTAA
- a CDS encoding DNA circularization protein produces MAEQTWRDQLLPASFRGVGFFVDNESTPAGRRVQVHEYPQRDKPLVEDMGAKTRSPKMTGYVIGDDCFVQRDNLLHALNQPGAGELVHPWYGRMNVTAGDGCDVSHDRKEGGMVRFQLEFIEDGEKGYPVGVPNTAAQLEDESESWLDSALARYKAAMALVNRVRIAAVQLQNGIAGVQMAIQGEFNQIASAITSVQALADMVANFPDNLATMVGAQFSGFTDGSRWGSEDDDTGFAVLAGLASSATQAAAGLTAAAAPAGGQASVAAATATRDLVRDALLVKAVQVAAQMPVVQAPVALPGVPSLEQQVGTPISRPEVPATDDVLALRDALSEAIWQAGLSAPPDHFAVLQRTHKRLRAHLTKVAMAGVRLVDVTPKESLPAVVLAYRLYGDATRAEEIVTRNKVVHPGFLPVDALRVAQE; encoded by the coding sequence ATGGCTGAACAAACTTGGCGTGACCAGCTGCTGCCCGCGTCGTTTCGCGGGGTCGGCTTCTTTGTCGACAACGAGTCAACGCCTGCTGGCCGCCGGGTGCAGGTGCACGAGTACCCGCAGCGCGACAAGCCCCTGGTGGAGGATATGGGGGCCAAGACGCGAAGCCCGAAAATGACCGGGTACGTCATCGGCGATGACTGCTTTGTTCAGCGCGACAACCTGCTGCACGCGCTGAACCAGCCGGGCGCGGGGGAGCTGGTGCATCCCTGGTATGGGCGCATGAACGTCACCGCCGGCGACGGCTGCGACGTGTCGCACGACCGCAAGGAAGGCGGCATGGTGCGCTTTCAGCTGGAGTTCATCGAAGACGGCGAGAAGGGCTATCCCGTTGGGGTGCCCAACACTGCCGCGCAGCTTGAGGATGAATCGGAAAGCTGGCTGGACTCGGCCCTGGCCCGCTACAAGGCGGCTATGGCTCTGGTCAACCGGGTGCGGATAGCCGCGGTGCAGCTGCAGAACGGCATCGCTGGGGTGCAGATGGCGATTCAGGGGGAGTTCAACCAGATCGCCAGTGCGATCACTTCGGTGCAGGCGCTGGCCGACATGGTGGCCAACTTCCCCGACAACCTGGCCACCATGGTGGGCGCGCAGTTTTCCGGCTTCACCGACGGTTCGCGCTGGGGGAGCGAGGACGACGACACGGGTTTCGCGGTCCTGGCCGGCCTGGCCAGCAGTGCGACCCAGGCGGCGGCCGGGCTGACGGCGGCGGCTGCACCTGCCGGCGGCCAGGCGTCGGTGGCGGCGGCTACGGCCACCCGTGACTTGGTGCGTGACGCGCTGCTGGTCAAGGCGGTGCAGGTGGCCGCACAGATGCCAGTGGTGCAGGCGCCGGTCGCGCTGCCCGGGGTGCCTTCCCTGGAGCAGCAGGTGGGCACGCCGATCAGTCGCCCGGAGGTGCCCGCCACGGACGACGTTCTGGCGCTGCGTGACGCGCTCAGCGAAGCGATTTGGCAGGCAGGGCTATCAGCCCCGCCGGATCACTTCGCCGTGCTGCAGCGCACCCACAAGCGCCTGCGCGCCCACTTGACCAAAGTGGCCATGGCCGGTGTGCGCCTGGTCGACGTAACCCCGAAAGAAAGCCTGCCGGCCGTGGTGCTGGCTTACCGACTGTACGGCGACGCCACGCGCGCCGAGGAAATCGTTACGCGTAACAAGGTGGTGCACCCGGGTTTCTTGCCGGTGGATGCCTTGCGCGTCGCCCAGGAGTAA
- a CDS encoding phage baseplate assembly protein has product MDPLNAVTLRVNGMEYGGWKKVRIGAGIERQARDFSLDVTWQWPGQAQEIPIRQGDRCEVLIGEDLVLTGWIFATPVRYDARQVTRSISGRSLTADLVDCSAVNKPGQWKGQSVQQIVTALAGDYNIAVRSQVAETSKVADHTIEPGETVFESIDRLLTLSRLLSTDDTRGRLVIIKPGSAGRAVDSLVLGENLLSGEADFDFSGVFSEYRVTGQRSGTDSSHGAKASEIKATAADPRAARKRVLLIHESGQMTQELASARANWERGNRMGKALMLKYKLQGWRQSNGALWLPNMLVRIVDPVIGIDRDMLISEIEYSLDAGTLCNITVGPPDAFDPEPKDPHKSRKLKKGGKADNFEYLIPADWKPGT; this is encoded by the coding sequence ATGGACCCACTGAACGCTGTCACGCTGCGCGTGAACGGCATGGAGTATGGCGGCTGGAAGAAAGTGCGCATCGGCGCCGGCATCGAGCGGCAGGCGCGGGATTTCAGCCTTGACGTGACCTGGCAGTGGCCCGGCCAGGCCCAAGAAATCCCGATCCGTCAAGGCGACCGCTGCGAGGTGCTGATCGGCGAAGACCTGGTGCTGACCGGCTGGATCTTCGCCACGCCGGTGCGCTACGACGCCCGGCAGGTCACGCGCTCGATCAGCGGCCGATCGCTGACCGCTGATCTGGTGGACTGCTCTGCAGTGAACAAGCCGGGGCAGTGGAAGGGCCAGAGCGTGCAGCAGATCGTCACCGCGCTGGCCGGCGACTACAACATCGCCGTGCGCAGCCAGGTGGCGGAAACCAGCAAGGTGGCCGACCACACGATCGAGCCCGGCGAAACCGTGTTCGAGTCGATCGACCGCCTGCTGACTCTTTCGCGACTGCTGTCCACCGACGACACCCGGGGCCGCCTGGTGATCATCAAGCCGGGCAGCGCCGGCCGCGCCGTCGACAGCCTGGTGCTGGGCGAAAACCTGCTGAGCGGAGAGGCTGATTTCGATTTCTCCGGGGTGTTCTCCGAGTATCGCGTCACCGGCCAGCGCTCGGGCACCGACAGCAGCCACGGCGCGAAGGCCAGCGAAATCAAGGCCACGGCTGCCGACCCGCGTGCTGCCCGCAAGAGGGTGCTGTTGATTCATGAGAGCGGCCAGATGACCCAGGAGCTGGCCAGCGCGCGGGCCAACTGGGAGCGCGGCAACCGCATGGGCAAAGCCCTGATGCTGAAATACAAGCTGCAGGGTTGGCGGCAGTCCAACGGCGCCCTGTGGCTGCCGAACATGCTGGTGCGCATCGTTGACCCGGTGATCGGCATCGACCGCGACATGCTGATCAGCGAAATCGAGTACAGCCTCGACGCCGGCACCCTCTGCAACATCACCGTAGGCCCGCCCGATGCCTTCGACCCCGAGCCGAAAGACCCGCACAAGTCGCGCAAGCTCAAGAAGGGCGGCAAGGCCGACAACTTCGAATACCTGATCCCCGCCGACTGGAAGCCAGGCACATGA
- a CDS encoding phage baseplate assembly protein V, whose product MNAFRQIANLISRGVVSLVNPGSQMQGLQMRLHADEVKDNMEHIEPYGFTAHPHPGAEGIALFFAGDRSHGVVINVADRQFRVAGLKAGEVAIYTDEKDTLIFKRGNVVELTTKTFRVNAETAVEVNTPTFTVNASSSVQINTPETATTGRIVSTGDQIAAGVSQVNHPHQGVTKGLEQSGPPVVGA is encoded by the coding sequence ATGAACGCATTCAGACAGATCGCCAACTTGATCAGCCGGGGCGTTGTCTCCCTGGTCAACCCGGGCAGCCAGATGCAGGGCCTGCAGATGCGCCTGCATGCCGACGAAGTGAAGGACAACATGGAGCACATCGAGCCCTACGGCTTCACCGCCCACCCGCACCCCGGCGCCGAGGGCATCGCGCTGTTCTTCGCCGGCGACCGATCCCACGGGGTGGTCATCAACGTGGCCGACCGCCAGTTTCGCGTGGCAGGCCTCAAGGCCGGCGAGGTGGCGATTTACACCGACGAGAAAGACACGCTGATTTTCAAGCGCGGCAACGTCGTGGAGCTGACCACCAAGACGTTTCGCGTCAATGCCGAAACGGCGGTCGAGGTGAACACCCCGACGTTCACGGTCAATGCGTCATCCAGTGTCCAGATCAATACGCCGGAAACCGCTACCACCGGCCGCATCGTCTCGACCGGCGACCAGATCGCCGCCGGCGTGAGCCAGGTCAACCACCCGCATCAAGGCGTGACCAAGGGCCTTGAACAGAGCGGCCCGCCAGTGGTGGGCGCATGA
- a CDS encoding phage GP46 family protein has translation MTLLDDESESAWRRAAVISLLTWRRADADDALDDTERYGWWGDSFPSVANDRIGSRLWQLRRRALTDATVRDAEVFARESLAWMLDDGRALSVSVTVTRGTDRLNLAVLIGLRDGTQVDFQLDNLWQVIHAV, from the coding sequence ATGACGCTGCTCGATGACGAGTCGGAAAGCGCTTGGCGGCGCGCGGCGGTGATCAGCCTGCTGACCTGGCGCCGTGCTGACGCCGATGACGCGCTCGATGACACCGAGCGTTACGGCTGGTGGGGAGACAGCTTCCCGAGCGTGGCGAATGACCGTATCGGCTCGCGGCTGTGGCAGCTGCGCCGGCGCGCCTTGACCGACGCCACAGTGCGCGACGCCGAGGTGTTTGCCCGCGAGTCGCTGGCCTGGATGCTCGATGACGGGAGGGCGCTCAGCGTGTCCGTTACGGTAACGCGCGGTACCGACCGGCTGAACTTGGCGGTGCTGATCGGCCTGCGTGACGGCACGCAGGTGGACTTTCAACTAGACAATCTGTGGCAGGTGATCCATGCCGTTTAG
- a CDS encoding baseplate J/gp47 family protein, which yields MPFSIPALPELISREQSALAGSSALQRSDAEVLARVFAAASYGRYGQQAYIADQILPDTADEDTLRRMARARLKRDRLPAVAANGPVLFTGAANAPIDAGVLLQRDDGVQFKVVTGGPVGALEVVAVDAGQLGNTEPGTVLRLVSPVLSVNETATVAAPGIAGGTEQETLEALRARVIRSYRVIPHGGSQSDYETWALEVPGVTRAWIVRHWMGAGTVGVFFVRDNDVDPIPTPEACAVVQAYIEQERPVTAELYVLAPVEKPVQYQIKVTPDSAAVRRAVEAELVDLHQRESDLGAGLLRTHIGEAISGATGERDHTLVYPAGNVEAAKNELLTYGGLTWL from the coding sequence ATGCCGTTTAGCATTCCAGCCCTGCCCGAACTGATCAGCCGCGAGCAGTCGGCGCTGGCGGGCTCCAGTGCCCTGCAGCGCAGCGACGCCGAGGTGCTGGCCCGGGTGTTCGCGGCGGCCTCCTACGGCCGCTATGGCCAGCAGGCCTATATCGCCGACCAGATCCTGCCGGACACCGCCGACGAAGACACGCTGCGCCGCATGGCGCGGGCCAGGCTCAAGCGTGATCGCTTGCCGGCCGTGGCGGCGAATGGCCCGGTGCTGTTCACTGGCGCGGCTAACGCACCGATCGACGCCGGCGTGCTGCTGCAGCGCGACGACGGCGTGCAGTTCAAGGTCGTCACCGGCGGCCCTGTCGGCGCCCTGGAAGTGGTGGCGGTGGACGCTGGCCAGCTGGGCAACACCGAGCCCGGTACCGTGCTGCGCCTGGTGTCGCCGGTGCTGAGCGTCAACGAGACGGCCACCGTGGCCGCCCCGGGGATCGCCGGCGGCACCGAGCAAGAAACCCTTGAGGCGCTGCGCGCGCGGGTAATTCGCTCATACCGGGTGATTCCGCACGGCGGTAGCCAGAGCGACTATGAAACCTGGGCGCTGGAAGTGCCGGGGGTGACCCGGGCCTGGATCGTGCGGCACTGGATGGGGGCGGGCACGGTGGGGGTGTTTTTCGTGCGTGACAACGACGTGGACCCGATCCCCACCCCCGAGGCCTGCGCGGTGGTGCAGGCCTACATCGAGCAGGAGCGCCCGGTTACAGCTGAGCTGTACGTGCTGGCCCCCGTGGAAAAGCCGGTGCAGTACCAGATCAAGGTCACCCCAGACAGTGCGGCCGTGCGCCGCGCGGTAGAAGCCGAGCTGGTCGACCTGCACCAGCGCGAATCGGACCTGGGCGCCGGATTGTTGAGGACGCACATCGGTGAGGCCATCAGCGGCGCCACCGGGGAGCGTGACCACACCCTGGTGTATCCCGCCGGCAACGTCGAGGCGGCCAAGAATGAGCTACTGACCTATGGGGGTTTGACGTGGTTGTGA